A region from the Corallococcus soli genome encodes:
- a CDS encoding phosphoketolase family protein: MPGPLGEAELEKIDAYWRAANYLSVGQIYLKDNPLLERPLVVDDIKPRLLGHFGTTPGLNFIYVHLNRIIRLHRANMMYLIGPGHGAPGIIANTFLEGSYTELYPNIERNRDGMKRLFRQFSWPYGVPSHDSAEVPGSISEGGELGYSLLHAYGAVFDNPDLIVPCVVGDGEAETGALAASWHSNKFINPITDGAVLPILHLNGYKIANPTVLARIDADELEALFRGYGYQPFFLEGDDPRRMHQEMAALLDLLYAEILRIQRHARENRDATRPRWPMLVLRTPKGWTGPREVDGKQVEGTWRSHQVPLEEVRTNPEHLKLLEAWLHSYRPRELFDANGTFREKLADLAPKGRLRMGANAHANGGQLLVPLALPGFRDYAVDPGPPGSRQVSATRVLGGYLRDVMRHNLGTRNFRMFAPDENASNRLQDVYAVSGKTWDAKREPTDEHLSADGRVMEVLSEHLCQGWLEGYLLTGRHGFFSCYEAFIHIIDSMFNQHAKWIKSAKELPWRKPIASLNYLLSSHVWRQDHNGFSHQDPGFIDHVANKKADTVRIYLPPDANTLLSVTDHCLRSKNQVNLIIAGKQLAPVWLDMESAVRHCSAGIGAWDWAGNDDGDPDVVMACAGDVPTLETLAAVTLLRTWAPELKVRVVNVVDVFTLAPVRVHPHGLNEEDFNRLFTTDKPVVFAFHGYPTLVHKLTYNRANHDNIHVHGYKEEGTTTTPFDMTVLNDLDRFTLALDAIRYSPAARHRLNDAEQRFSEVRQQHKLYVSEHGEDMPQVRDWKWTAR, translated from the coding sequence ATGCCAGGACCGCTGGGTGAAGCCGAGCTGGAGAAGATTGACGCCTACTGGCGCGCGGCGAACTACCTCTCCGTCGGGCAGATCTACCTGAAGGACAACCCGCTGCTGGAGCGGCCCCTCGTGGTGGACGACATCAAGCCCCGGCTGCTGGGCCACTTTGGCACCACGCCCGGCCTCAACTTCATCTACGTGCACCTGAACCGCATCATCCGGCTGCATCGGGCCAACATGATGTATCTGATTGGCCCCGGCCACGGCGCGCCCGGCATCATCGCCAATACGTTCCTGGAAGGCTCCTACACGGAGCTGTATCCCAACATCGAGCGCAACCGCGACGGGATGAAGCGCCTGTTCCGCCAGTTCTCCTGGCCCTACGGCGTCCCCAGCCACGACTCGGCCGAGGTGCCCGGCTCCATCAGCGAGGGCGGCGAGCTGGGCTACTCCCTGCTGCACGCGTACGGCGCCGTCTTCGACAACCCGGACCTCATCGTCCCCTGCGTCGTCGGCGACGGCGAGGCGGAGACGGGCGCGCTCGCCGCGAGCTGGCACTCCAACAAGTTCATCAATCCCATCACCGACGGCGCCGTGCTGCCCATCCTGCACCTCAACGGGTACAAGATCGCCAACCCCACGGTGCTCGCCCGCATCGACGCCGACGAGCTGGAGGCCCTCTTCCGGGGCTACGGCTACCAGCCCTTCTTCCTGGAGGGCGACGACCCCAGGAGGATGCACCAGGAGATGGCGGCGCTCCTCGACCTGCTCTACGCCGAAATCCTGCGCATCCAGCGTCACGCGAGGGAGAACCGCGACGCCACCCGCCCCCGCTGGCCCATGCTCGTGCTGCGCACCCCCAAGGGGTGGACCGGCCCGCGCGAAGTGGACGGCAAGCAGGTGGAGGGCACCTGGCGCTCCCACCAGGTCCCCCTGGAGGAGGTGCGCACCAACCCGGAGCACCTGAAGCTGCTCGAAGCGTGGCTCCACAGCTACCGCCCCCGGGAGCTGTTCGACGCGAACGGCACCTTCCGCGAGAAGCTGGCGGACCTGGCGCCCAAGGGGCGGCTGCGCATGGGCGCCAACGCCCACGCAAACGGTGGCCAGCTCCTGGTGCCGCTCGCGCTGCCGGGCTTCCGCGACTACGCCGTGGACCCGGGCCCGCCGGGCTCCAGGCAGGTCAGCGCCACGCGGGTGCTGGGCGGCTACCTGCGGGACGTGATGCGCCACAACCTGGGCACGCGGAACTTCCGCATGTTCGCGCCGGACGAGAACGCTTCCAACCGGCTCCAGGACGTCTACGCGGTCAGCGGCAAGACGTGGGACGCGAAGCGGGAGCCCACGGATGAGCACCTCTCCGCCGACGGACGGGTGATGGAAGTTTTGAGCGAACATCTCTGCCAGGGGTGGCTGGAGGGCTACCTGCTCACCGGACGCCACGGCTTCTTCAGCTGCTACGAGGCGTTCATCCACATCATCGATTCGATGTTCAACCAGCACGCCAAGTGGATCAAATCCGCGAAGGAGCTGCCCTGGCGCAAGCCCATCGCGTCGCTGAACTACCTGCTCAGCTCGCACGTGTGGCGGCAGGACCACAACGGGTTCTCCCACCAGGACCCGGGCTTCATCGACCACGTGGCCAACAAGAAGGCGGACACGGTGCGCATCTACCTGCCACCGGACGCGAACACGCTGCTGTCCGTGACGGACCACTGCCTGCGCTCCAAGAACCAGGTGAACCTCATCATCGCGGGCAAGCAGCTGGCGCCCGTGTGGCTGGACATGGAGAGCGCCGTGCGCCACTGCTCGGCGGGCATTGGCGCGTGGGACTGGGCCGGCAACGACGACGGCGACCCGGACGTGGTGATGGCCTGCGCGGGCGACGTGCCCACGCTGGAGACGCTGGCGGCGGTGACGCTGCTGCGCACCTGGGCGCCGGAGCTGAAGGTGCGCGTCGTCAACGTGGTGGACGTCTTCACGCTCGCCCCGGTGCGCGTCCACCCGCACGGCCTGAACGAGGAGGACTTCAACCGCCTGTTCACCACGGACAAGCCCGTCGTGTTCGCGTTCCACGGCTACCCGACGCTCGTGCACAAGCTCACGTACAACCGGGCCAACCACGACAACATCCACGTCCATGGCTACAAGGAGGAGGGCACCACGACGACCCCCTTCGACATGACGGTGCTCAACGACCTGGACCGCTTCACGCTGGCGCTGGATGCCATCCGGTACTCGCCCGCCGCGCGCCACCGGCTGAACGACGCGGAGCAGCGCTTCTCCGAGGTGCGGCAGCAGCACAAGCTCTACGTGTCGGAGCACGGCGAGGACATGCCCCAGGTCCGCGACTGGAAGTGGACCGCGCGATGA
- a CDS encoding MDR family MFS transporter produces MRTTHRPFTTLALALCMFMAALEMTVVSTAMPTVVSDLGGIQSYAWVFTAYMLSSTITVPIYGKLADLYGRKPVLLFGTGLFLVGSIASGLSTSMNMLIAFRVLQGLGAGAMQPIALTIIGDIYTLEQRAKVQGAFSAVWGLAGLAGPLTGGLIVKYFTWHWVFFINVPIGVGVMALLVFFFQEQMKKKADVQLDYAGAALLSAGVVALLFGVQGTGSSLLALPVAGVLLVAFVFVERRAAEPVIPMSIFKIPAIAISSTAGALFSAAMFGATTYVPLYVQGVLGGSATLAGGMITPMIVGWPLASLVAGKLMLRTGFRPLIIGGLGLSVVGTGLMALLLKPGASLLVPELAMGLFGIGLGFTSTALLIAVQTSVGWELRGVATASNMFFRTIGGALGVGLMGGVLVTQLMKDPRVPVSAANELLGPEHGRGLPPAILETLSGALGTGLTINFWIICAAAVAAFSAGLFFPKVKRGTTPVNLSDASATH; encoded by the coding sequence ATGCGCACCACCCACCGACCTTTCACCACCCTTGCTCTCGCGCTGTGCATGTTCATGGCCGCGCTGGAGATGACCGTCGTCTCCACCGCCATGCCCACGGTGGTCAGCGACCTGGGCGGCATCCAGAGCTACGCGTGGGTCTTCACCGCGTACATGCTGTCGTCCACCATCACCGTGCCCATCTACGGGAAGCTCGCGGACCTGTATGGCCGCAAGCCGGTGCTGCTCTTCGGCACGGGCCTGTTCCTCGTGGGCTCCATCGCCAGCGGCCTGTCCACGTCGATGAACATGCTCATCGCCTTCCGCGTCCTCCAGGGACTGGGCGCCGGGGCCATGCAGCCCATCGCGCTCACCATCATCGGGGACATCTACACGCTGGAGCAGCGCGCGAAGGTCCAGGGGGCCTTCAGCGCCGTGTGGGGACTCGCCGGGCTCGCGGGGCCTCTCACCGGGGGCCTCATCGTGAAGTACTTCACCTGGCACTGGGTCTTCTTCATCAACGTCCCCATCGGCGTGGGCGTCATGGCGCTGCTCGTCTTCTTCTTCCAGGAGCAGATGAAGAAGAAGGCGGACGTGCAGCTCGACTACGCGGGCGCGGCGCTCCTGTCCGCGGGCGTGGTGGCCCTCCTGTTCGGCGTGCAGGGGACCGGCAGCTCGCTGCTCGCCCTGCCCGTCGCGGGCGTGCTCCTGGTCGCGTTCGTGTTCGTGGAGCGGCGCGCCGCCGAGCCCGTCATCCCCATGAGCATCTTCAAGATCCCCGCCATCGCCATCTCCTCCACGGCGGGCGCGCTCTTCTCCGCCGCCATGTTCGGGGCCACCACCTACGTGCCGCTGTACGTGCAGGGGGTGCTCGGCGGCTCGGCCACCCTGGCGGGCGGGATGATCACCCCGATGATCGTCGGCTGGCCGCTGGCGAGCCTCGTCGCGGGAAAGCTGATGCTCCGCACCGGCTTCCGTCCGCTCATCATCGGGGGCCTGGGCCTGTCCGTGGTCGGCACGGGGCTGATGGCGCTGCTGCTCAAGCCAGGGGCGTCCCTCCTGGTGCCGGAGCTCGCGATGGGCCTGTTCGGCATCGGCCTGGGCTTCACGTCCACCGCGCTGCTCATCGCGGTCCAGACGAGCGTGGGCTGGGAGCTGCGTGGGGTGGCCACGGCCAGCAACATGTTCTTCCGCACCATCGGTGGGGCGCTGGGCGTGGGGCTGATGGGCGGCGTGCTGGTGACCCAGTTGATGAAGGATCCGCGCGTGCCGGTGAGCGCCGCCAACGAGCTGCTCGGGCCCGAGCACGGACGCGGCCTGCCTCCCGCCATCCTGGAGACGCTCAGCGGGGCGCTGGGCACCGGCCTCACCATCAACTTCTGGATCATCTGCGCGGCCGCCGTCGCCGCGTTCTCCGCCGGTCTGTTCTTCCCCAAGGTGAAGCGCGGCACCACGCCGGTGAACCTGTCCGACGCCAGCGCGACCCACTGA
- a CDS encoding O-antigen ligase family protein — protein MSTDSQTVEGGRWRTAVAAVLGLYAVGLVLAEAVLQAGAILATALALTLAVTKRLRLEQDVRAFVVASVALCLWQLLSPAVALATGAATKWPRGARYGQALDTVAGAAVACIGTLGVPWVLLGGIVVGGWLLATALGLFQHRVRWPWVPPSFTKLNLSRLHENFGTEESPRYASGGFFFHRLRFAHGAIAVLGPALAVLGRSRVTRQRVMAGAVVLGLLLSIYGAFARAALGAALGVCVLALLLLLRGTARKAGLGVAVALVVLVLLTPAWRERFGKAVDNLFGSGERSLAMSVGWRLVKEHPWVGVGFGNHKPAALATQAQTGITDLLATDAHNLWLTAWAETGLVGLVLLAAMHGLLARALVRRHRQGSLIATGALLSFVGFHVLALVHYLPFHPSVHLSFMLVWGLGLCRWAEAEA, from the coding sequence ATGAGCACGGATTCTCAGACGGTCGAGGGTGGGCGCTGGAGGACCGCGGTCGCCGCGGTGTTGGGGCTCTACGCGGTAGGGCTGGTGCTGGCGGAGGCCGTGCTCCAGGCGGGCGCCATCCTGGCCACGGCGCTGGCGCTGACGCTGGCGGTGACGAAGCGGCTGCGGCTGGAGCAGGACGTGCGGGCCTTCGTGGTGGCGAGCGTCGCGCTGTGCCTGTGGCAGCTGCTGTCCCCGGCGGTGGCGCTGGCGACGGGGGCGGCGACGAAGTGGCCCCGGGGTGCCCGGTACGGGCAGGCGCTGGACACGGTGGCGGGGGCGGCGGTGGCCTGCATCGGGACGCTGGGCGTGCCGTGGGTGTTGCTGGGCGGCATCGTCGTGGGCGGGTGGTTGCTGGCGACGGCGCTGGGGCTCTTCCAGCACCGGGTGCGCTGGCCGTGGGTGCCGCCCTCGTTCACGAAGCTGAACCTGTCGCGCCTGCATGAGAACTTCGGCACGGAGGAGTCCCCCCGGTACGCCTCAGGAGGCTTCTTCTTCCACCGGCTGCGGTTCGCGCACGGGGCCATCGCGGTGCTGGGGCCGGCGCTGGCGGTGCTGGGGCGCTCGCGGGTGACGCGGCAGCGGGTGATGGCGGGGGCGGTGGTGCTGGGGCTCCTGCTGTCCATCTACGGCGCGTTCGCGCGGGCGGCGCTGGGGGCGGCGCTGGGCGTGTGCGTGCTGGCGCTGCTGCTGCTCCTGAGGGGGACGGCGCGCAAGGCGGGGCTCGGCGTGGCGGTGGCGCTGGTGGTGCTGGTGCTGCTGACGCCCGCGTGGCGGGAGCGGTTCGGCAAGGCGGTGGACAACCTCTTCGGCAGCGGGGAGCGCTCGCTGGCGATGTCGGTGGGCTGGCGGCTGGTGAAGGAGCACCCCTGGGTGGGCGTGGGCTTCGGCAATCACAAACCCGCGGCGCTGGCGACGCAGGCCCAGACGGGCATCACGGACCTGCTGGCCACGGACGCCCACAACCTCTGGCTGACGGCCTGGGCGGAGACGGGGCTCGTGGGGCTGGTGCTGCTGGCGGCGATGCACGGCCTGCTGGCACGGGCGCTGGTGCGCAGGCACCGCCAGGGGTCCCTCATCGCGACGGGCGCGCTGCTGTCCTTCGTGGGCTTCCACGTCCTGGCCCTGGTGCACTACCTGCCGTTCCACCCCAGCGTGCACCTGTCGTTCATGCTCGTCTGGGGATTGGGGTTGTGCCGGTGGGCGGAGGCGGAGGCGTAG
- the infA gene encoding translation initiation factor IF-1, translating to MTPDQNRRLALALAAREVASLAKSGNGPMYCDDDVLAAAGLSDTEADALFDKEHPAFEAFNAELSRLAGRLMSEVQGAEAAPSVEQLRAQASVVGHAAAPFAQAAAEAARPSPDKEPVGDKLEFDGAVQEILPNKMYRVKADNGLGVLATISRRMLQYYIAIRPGDRVTVEVSPYDPSRGRITYRHK from the coding sequence ATGACACCAGACCAGAATCGCCGCCTTGCGCTCGCCCTTGCCGCTCGGGAGGTCGCCAGCCTCGCGAAGAGCGGCAACGGGCCGATGTACTGCGATGATGACGTCCTCGCGGCTGCTGGCCTCAGCGACACCGAGGCCGATGCACTCTTCGACAAGGAGCATCCCGCCTTCGAGGCCTTCAACGCCGAGCTGTCCCGCCTCGCGGGTCGCCTCATGTCCGAGGTGCAGGGCGCCGAGGCAGCCCCGTCAGTCGAACAGCTCCGCGCGCAAGCGAGTGTCGTGGGTCACGCAGCCGCTCCGTTCGCCCAGGCCGCCGCGGAGGCCGCGCGTCCGAGTCCCGACAAGGAACCGGTTGGCGATAAGTTGGAGTTCGATGGCGCCGTGCAGGAAATCCTGCCGAACAAGATGTACCGGGTGAAGGCCGACAACGGCCTGGGCGTGCTCGCGACCATCAGCAGGCGGATGTTGCAGTACTACATCGCGATTCGTCCGGGCGACCGCGTCACGGTCGAGGTATCACCCTACGACCCATCGCGCGGCCGGATCACGTATCGTCATAAATAG
- a CDS encoding GNAT family N-acetyltransferase — translation MNAAPRVTEIGSHDIGLKAAFCDFVPQVFRRADFRRWSDWGEWNDDYRAFAVLEEGRVVANAAVMRMRLILEGREVQAFQLGAVGCVPTHRGRGLSRVVMDAALDACAGAPVLLFANPNVRQFYPRFGFQPWTQTLFAAAHEATPSGPPAPRIDLEDAAARAGLAALSSEGLPVTERFGARGHSTAASWHVANGFARPLRRLEDDAWVSAGVEGDTLYIDDVFTRRAFDLRACVPRLIDRPIRSIRFGFTPERWWPDATVAGEDTKADLFVRQLPLSREPHGFPVLART, via the coding sequence ATGAACGCGGCTCCGCGGGTGACTGAAATCGGTTCGCACGACATTGGCCTGAAGGCCGCCTTCTGTGACTTCGTCCCCCAGGTGTTCCGCCGGGCCGACTTCCGACGCTGGTCTGATTGGGGGGAGTGGAACGACGACTACCGGGCGTTCGCGGTGCTGGAGGAAGGCCGCGTGGTGGCCAATGCCGCGGTGATGCGGATGCGGCTGATCCTGGAGGGACGTGAGGTGCAGGCGTTCCAGCTTGGCGCCGTGGGTTGCGTGCCAACACACCGAGGGCGGGGACTGTCGCGCGTGGTGATGGACGCCGCGTTGGATGCCTGCGCTGGCGCCCCCGTGCTGCTGTTCGCCAACCCCAACGTGCGTCAGTTCTACCCTCGCTTCGGGTTCCAGCCCTGGACGCAGACCCTGTTCGCCGCCGCGCACGAGGCGACCCCTTCCGGTCCTCCCGCACCTCGGATCGACCTGGAAGACGCCGCGGCGCGGGCGGGCCTGGCCGCGCTCTCCAGCGAGGGGCTCCCGGTGACGGAGCGCTTCGGCGCGCGTGGCCATTCGACGGCCGCCAGTTGGCACGTGGCCAACGGGTTCGCGCGGCCCTTGCGGAGACTGGAGGACGACGCGTGGGTGTCCGCGGGCGTGGAGGGGGACACGCTGTACATCGATGACGTCTTCACCCGGCGTGCCTTTGACCTGCGTGCCTGCGTTCCGCGTCTCATCGACCGGCCCATCCGCTCCATCCGCTTCGGCTTCACCCCGGAGCGCTGGTGGCCGGACGCGACCGTGGCCGGCGAGGACACGAAGGCGGACCTCTTCGTGCGCCAGCTGCCCCTGTCGCGCGAGCCCCACGGCTTCCCCGTACTCGCGCGCACCTGA
- a CDS encoding HpcH/HpaI aldolase/citrate lyase family protein, with product MRFTRYCRSILFTPALAVDRFERGQQSGADISLVDLEDSVAAAHKDAARQHAEAFFTAPRVGESRRAVRINSVTRHEGLRDLLALREYAAKPDAIMIPKVESPRDLEIVEQVLGPECANVDLLALVETPRGIENLDAIVFATPRLKALVFGSADFSFSIGAALAWEPLLYARSRLVAAARSANLQVVDTPQFDMGDLEGLRAESARARSLGFSGKVAIHPHQVEIINKAFSPDERTLQKARKIVAESQARDANICVVDGAMVGTPFIEAAKRTLEDFGITEG from the coding sequence ATGCGCTTCACCCGCTATTGCCGCTCCATCCTGTTCACCCCGGCGCTCGCTGTGGATCGCTTCGAGCGAGGGCAGCAGTCCGGCGCGGACATCAGTCTGGTGGACCTGGAGGACTCCGTTGCGGCGGCGCACAAGGACGCCGCCCGCCAGCACGCGGAGGCGTTCTTCACGGCGCCCCGGGTCGGGGAGAGCCGCCGCGCGGTGCGCATCAACTCCGTGACGCGCCATGAGGGCTTGCGTGACCTGCTGGCCCTGCGTGAGTACGCGGCGAAGCCCGACGCGATCATGATCCCCAAGGTGGAGTCGCCTCGCGACCTGGAGATCGTCGAACAGGTGCTGGGGCCCGAGTGCGCGAACGTGGACCTGCTCGCGCTGGTGGAGACGCCGCGCGGCATCGAGAACCTCGACGCCATCGTGTTCGCGACGCCCCGCCTCAAGGCGCTGGTGTTCGGCTCCGCCGACTTCTCCTTCAGCATCGGCGCGGCGCTCGCCTGGGAGCCCCTGCTGTACGCGCGCTCCCGGCTGGTGGCGGCCGCGCGCTCCGCGAACCTCCAGGTGGTGGACACGCCCCAGTTCGACATGGGCGACCTGGAGGGGCTGCGCGCGGAGTCCGCCCGCGCGCGCAGCCTGGGCTTCAGCGGCAAGGTGGCCATCCACCCGCATCAGGTGGAGATCATCAACAAGGCCTTCTCCCCGGACGAGCGCACCCTCCAGAAGGCGCGGAAGATCGTCGCGGAGAGCCAGGCCCGGGACGCGAACATCTGCGTCGTCGACGGCGCCATGGTGGGCACGCCGTTCATCGAAGCCGCCAAGCGCACGCTCGAGGACTTCGGCATCACCGAGGGCTGA
- a CDS encoding aminotransferase class I/II-fold pyridoxal phosphate-dependent enzyme, translating into MATSIPESVLGPRRYRNNEKFVGLGDAGWQQAEDHGLINLKVDFESNNQLIDTATRHAFMVLCSCSYLGLNHHPAILQGAITALQEEGTIGLALSTLRIRLSLMARLEEGLRDLYGCPSLPAASCTALTAGILPLLASGHLTEDGQPRVMVFDRFCHFSMAYVKPIVGDESLVLTSPHNDLNYLEDVCKKYPRVAYVADGAYSMGGLTALEGLLQLQEKYGLFLYFDDSHSLSITGKHGEGWVRSRLKMNPLTMIVASLAKAFGSAGGVAMLGSEKLFNFLNRNAGPLAWSQNLQVPNIGASLASIALHKSPELKTLQDKLARNIDYFDSQFPSQHAGNGMPIRKIEVGAEEKAVRLSQELYRAGYYCSAVFFPVVAKGEAGVRLMMRSDIEPDELKRFCATAKDIISGF; encoded by the coding sequence ATGGCAACGAGCATTCCCGAGAGCGTCCTGGGGCCCCGGCGCTACCGCAACAACGAGAAGTTCGTCGGGCTGGGTGACGCCGGCTGGCAGCAGGCCGAGGACCACGGCCTCATCAACCTCAAGGTGGACTTCGAGTCCAACAACCAGCTCATCGACACGGCGACCCGGCACGCCTTCATGGTGCTGTGCTCGTGCTCGTACCTGGGCCTCAACCACCACCCGGCCATCCTCCAGGGCGCCATCACCGCGCTCCAGGAGGAGGGCACCATCGGCCTGGCGCTCTCCACGCTGCGCATCCGCCTGAGCCTGATGGCGCGGCTGGAAGAGGGGCTGAGGGATCTGTACGGCTGTCCGTCGCTGCCGGCCGCGTCGTGTACCGCGCTGACCGCGGGCATCCTGCCGCTGCTCGCGTCCGGACACCTGACGGAGGACGGGCAGCCGCGCGTCATGGTGTTTGATCGCTTCTGTCACTTCTCCATGGCGTACGTGAAGCCCATCGTGGGGGACGAGAGCCTGGTGCTGACCAGCCCGCACAACGACCTCAACTACCTGGAGGACGTCTGCAAGAAGTACCCGCGCGTCGCCTACGTGGCGGACGGCGCCTACTCCATGGGCGGGCTGACCGCGCTGGAGGGCCTGCTCCAACTCCAGGAGAAGTACGGCCTGTTCCTGTACTTCGATGACTCGCACTCGCTGTCCATCACCGGGAAGCACGGCGAGGGTTGGGTCCGCTCGCGCCTGAAGATGAACCCGCTGACGATGATCGTCGCGTCGCTGGCCAAGGCCTTCGGCAGCGCGGGCGGCGTGGCCATGCTGGGCAGCGAGAAGCTGTTCAACTTCCTCAACCGCAACGCGGGCCCGCTGGCGTGGTCGCAGAACCTCCAGGTGCCGAACATCGGCGCGTCGCTGGCCAGCATCGCGCTGCACAAGAGCCCGGAGCTGAAGACGCTCCAGGACAAGCTGGCGCGCAACATCGACTACTTCGACAGCCAGTTCCCGTCGCAGCACGCGGGCAACGGCATGCCCATCCGCAAGATAGAGGTCGGCGCGGAGGAGAAGGCCGTGCGCCTGTCCCAGGAGCTGTACCGGGCGGGCTACTACTGCTCGGCGGTGTTCTTCCCCGTGGTGGCCAAGGGCGAGGCGGGCGTGCGCCTGATGATGCGCTCCGACATTGAACCGGACGAGCTGAAGCGCTTCTGCGCGACGGCGAAGGACATCATCTCCGGCTTCTGA
- a CDS encoding MaoC family dehydratase, with amino-acid sequence MEGTGYKQVGPQRYRELLGFAFEDFTVGDVFEHRPGRTVTEADNVLMNTLSLNPSPLHLDAAYCSHTPWEKPLISSLVTFSVVCGMSVRSTSGRALANLGWDRIRLTHPVFAGDTLYAESRILAKRLSAKREGEGIVTCETRGLKSTGEVFLTFERSFLVPTRERGVDERAGY; translated from the coding sequence ATGGAGGGCACTGGCTACAAGCAGGTGGGACCGCAGCGCTACCGGGAGCTGCTGGGCTTCGCGTTCGAGGACTTCACCGTCGGGGACGTCTTCGAACACCGCCCCGGCCGCACGGTGACGGAGGCCGACAACGTGCTCATGAACACGCTGAGCCTCAACCCGTCCCCGCTGCACCTGGACGCGGCCTATTGCTCGCACACGCCGTGGGAGAAGCCGCTCATCTCCAGCCTGGTGACGTTCAGCGTGGTGTGCGGCATGAGCGTGCGCAGCACCAGCGGCCGGGCGCTGGCGAACCTGGGGTGGGACCGCATCCGCCTCACGCACCCGGTGTTCGCCGGGGACACGCTGTACGCGGAGAGCCGCATCCTCGCCAAGCGCCTGTCCGCAAAGCGCGAGGGTGAAGGCATCGTCACCTGCGAGACGCGGGGGCTGAAGTCCACCGGGGAGGTGTTCCTCACGTTCGAGCGCAGCTTCCTCGTGCCCACGCGCGAGCGCGGTGTCGACGAAAGGGCCGGGTACTGA
- a CDS encoding NAD(P)H-quinone oxidoreductase — protein MRAIVFEGSGGPEVVKLRDVPRPVPGGNALLVRVHATALNRADLLQRAGVYHVPEGQSAIPGVEVAGTVEAWGEDVKGFTRGQRVFGVVEGGGYAEYCLLDADMALLIPEALGFVEAAAAAESCLTANETLFELGGLKPGHTVLVHAGASGIGTTMVQMVKHVGATALCTVGTPRKVEALERLGADVAIDYRRQDFVAEVMARTRGEGVDLVMDFVGGAYLSRNLSVLKHEGCLVLVGLLDGMAAELDLLRVVQRRLQLKGSSLRLRPMVEKRQVNARFRQRWMEVLARGGLPPVIHGSWPLEAVVEAHAEMEANRNIGKIVLTVTP, from the coding sequence ATGCGCGCCATCGTCTTCGAAGGCTCCGGGGGCCCGGAGGTGGTGAAGCTCCGCGACGTCCCCCGCCCGGTGCCCGGCGGCAACGCGCTGCTCGTGCGGGTGCACGCCACGGCGCTCAACCGCGCGGACCTGCTCCAGCGCGCCGGCGTCTACCACGTCCCGGAGGGCCAATCCGCCATCCCCGGCGTGGAGGTCGCGGGCACGGTGGAGGCGTGGGGCGAGGACGTGAAGGGCTTCACCCGGGGCCAGCGCGTGTTCGGCGTGGTGGAGGGCGGCGGATACGCGGAGTACTGCCTGCTGGACGCGGACATGGCGCTGCTCATCCCGGAGGCCCTGGGCTTCGTGGAGGCCGCCGCCGCCGCCGAGTCCTGCCTCACCGCCAACGAGACGCTCTTCGAGCTGGGCGGGCTCAAGCCCGGACACACCGTGCTTGTGCACGCGGGGGCCAGCGGCATCGGCACGACGATGGTGCAGATGGTGAAGCACGTGGGCGCGACGGCGCTGTGCACGGTGGGCACGCCCCGGAAGGTGGAGGCGCTGGAGCGGCTGGGCGCGGACGTGGCCATCGACTACCGGCGCCAGGACTTCGTGGCGGAGGTGATGGCGCGCACGCGCGGCGAGGGCGTGGACCTGGTGATGGACTTCGTGGGCGGCGCGTACTTGTCGCGCAACCTCTCCGTGCTGAAGCACGAGGGTTGTCTGGTGTTGGTGGGCCTGCTGGATGGGATGGCGGCGGAGCTGGACCTGCTGCGCGTCGTCCAGCGCCGGTTGCAGCTCAAGGGCTCGTCGCTGCGGCTGCGGCCCATGGTGGAGAAGCGGCAGGTCAACGCACGCTTCCGGCAGCGGTGGATGGAGGTGCTGGCGCGAGGAGGGCTGCCGCCCGTCATCCACGGGAGCTGGCCGCTGGAGGCGGTGGTGGAGGCCCACGCGGAGATGGAGGCCAATCGCAACATCGGGAAGATCGTCCTGACGGTGACGCCGTGA
- a CDS encoding aminoacyl-tRNA deacylase has protein sequence MTDLGEFLKREQVDAQLLTLATPMTTAAAAAHELGIAVGGIFKSLVFTTDADEVLVVVLPGDRRVDFKAVARAAGCRKVAFASRERALEATGYPPGGTPPLGHPHPLRVFVDASVLDYPEGYGGGGRPELLLRLTPAELLRVTKGTVGTLSIPTEATTP, from the coding sequence GTGACGGACCTGGGCGAGTTCCTGAAGCGCGAGCAGGTGGACGCGCAGCTGCTGACCCTGGCGACGCCGATGACGACGGCGGCGGCCGCCGCGCACGAGCTGGGCATCGCCGTGGGTGGCATCTTCAAGTCGCTGGTGTTCACCACGGACGCGGACGAGGTGCTGGTCGTCGTGCTGCCCGGCGACCGGCGCGTGGACTTCAAGGCGGTGGCGCGGGCGGCCGGCTGTCGCAAGGTCGCGTTCGCGAGCCGCGAGCGGGCGCTGGAGGCGACGGGCTATCCGCCCGGAGGCACGCCGCCCCTGGGCCATCCGCACCCGCTGCGCGTGTTCGTGGACGCGTCCGTCCTGGACTACCCGGAGGGCTACGGCGGCGGCGGGCGGCCGGAGCTGTTGCTGCGCCTGACGCCCGCGGAGCTGCTGCGCGTGACGAAGGGCACCGTGGGCACCCTGAGCATTCCAACCGAAGCAACGACCCCCTAA